TACCAGGCATCGTATGTCCCGCTCTCAACGATAGTTGGCATTTCAGGCAGAATGTTGTTTTCAGGGAGCCCTGAAATAGCAGAAGCTTCATTCCTGGGATTATCTTTTACATTTTCAGGGTGGTAAGTGTACAGGAAGGTTGCTGTGAAGAAAACAGGTATAAGCATCAGAAATATATAAAGGATCATATAGCGAATACCAGGCCTGTGCTTGCGCAGGATTATCAATAGCCCCATTGCTATCAAAGCAATAAGCCCTCCTTGCCAGACAGAGTGGAATAAGGTCCAGGCAAAAGCACGGATAAACTCTTCTGATAATATAGATTCAAAGAAGTTCATCGTTTATCTCCTTCCAGCTTTTGGATGAGTTCTTTGATTTCCTGCAGCTCAACATCTGAAGTCTTATGATTGCCAAGTGCCTGAAGCACTAATTTAGAAGCCGATCCTCCAAAAGCGATTTCAAGCAGGCGGTCGAGCATCCGTACCTGGGTATCCTCCTGTTTGGCCAGGGCATAATAAATATGTGTCCGGCCTTCCATTACCCTTTCTACCATACCTTTTTCAGTCATGATTTGCATCAGTTTCAGGGTTGTTGTGTAGCCGACATTTTTATTTTGTTTCATCTCGTCGTTCACAAATCTCACCGTTGAGGGGCCATTTTTCCAGAGAATCGAGAGGATTTCCAGTTCGGATTCTGTTGGTTTGAAAGTCTTTCCGATTTGGGTCATATTTATTTAATTACGAATTAATTCGTACAACAAAGATACATGAAGAGTACCCTGAAGTCAATTCTATTTACGAATTTTTTCGTAAAAAATGTTAAATTCTGTAAATAATGTTAGGAAAGGCTGGGATGTGATGTGCTTCTGAGTTGGCATCTCAAATCAATACTAATCCAGTTTAACCGCTTTGCTCACACCTCCCATCTGTGATATTTTTTGAATCAGGTCAGAAAGTGAACTGCTGTTCTTTACCATCAACTTAATGATGCCATTAAAAACCCCTTTCTTTGCTTCGATCTTAACGGATATCATATTGACTTTTAAATCATTGGAGATTATTTGGGAGATTTCATTCATGATACCGATCCGGTCAGTACCCGTGACACGAATGGCTGCCCGGAAAGCCCCTTTTTCTTCAATACCCTTCCACTGGACTTCAATTTTCCGATAGCCGTAGCGGGTCAGCAATTGTTTAGCATTAGGGCAATTTTGATGATGTATGGTGATGCCCCGGCTGATCGTCACAAAACCAAACACCGGGTCGCCGGGAACAGGATTACAACAGTGGGCCAGCTTGTAGTTAACTTTTTTAAGATTGGTATCGATAAAAAGCACATCATCCTGTTCCTGTAAGCCCGTTTTACCTGCCTGGGATGGTTTTTGCTCCCGTCCGGGTAATGTTTTACCTTCGTCGGTTTTTTCAATATCACCTGATAAGAAGCGCTTCACCTCAATCAGATCGATCTTTTCATGGTAAATCAGCCCATAAAGATCAATAGAAGAAGAAAGCTTAAATTTCTTAATCAACCGGTCGATATTCTCATCAACAAAAGCTATTTTCCAGTTTTTAAACTTCCTGCGCAGGATTTCGTTGCCCTTCTCAGCTTCAAGGAACATCTCCTCTTTCAGCGCTCTTTTTATTTTATTTTTCGCTTTGGTAGTGACCACATAATTCAGCCAATCCATTTTTGGTTTCTGGATTTTCGAAGTTATGATCTCCACTTTATCGCCATTTTCCAAAACCTGTTTCAGTGGGACAATCTTATTATTGACTTTAGCGCCCGTGCAGGAATAACCAACATTAGTATGAACTTCAAAAGCAAAGTCAAGCACAGTGGAGCCCTGGTCCAGTTCTTTCAAATCGCCGGTAGGTGTAAAAACAAATACCTTATTGGCATTCTGGGTTTTTAATGTTTTTTCACTTTCGTCAAATGCGATCTGCTCGGGGTGCTCAATGATATCCCTGACCTGAAGCATCCATCTTTCTATATCTTCTTTTGATCCGAAGCCCTTATATTTCCAATGAGCGGCCTGGCCTTTTTCCGCAACTTCGTCCATCCTTGCTGTACGGATCTGGACTTCCACCCAGCGGTCGTGCGGCCCATTTACAGTTGTATGAAGAGATTCGTAACCTGAGGCTTTAGGAGTAGATATCCAGTCCCTTAACCTTTTCGGGTTAGGTGGATAGATATTGGTAACCAGGGAATAGGCCTTCCAGCAGTCCGACTTTTCATTCTCCGGAAGTGAATTCAGGATGATCCGGATAGCAAACAGATCAAAAACCTGCTCAAACTCAACATCCTGCTTTTGCATTTTCTCCCAGATCGAAGGTATAGATTTGGGCCGGCCTTTGATCTCAAACTCAAGTCCCTGTTTGATGAGTTCGCGTTGAATTGGTGCAATGAATTCATTAATGAATGCATTTCGTTTTGATTCCGTTTCACGGATTTTTTGGGCAATCTGTTGATAAACCTCAGGCCGGGTAAACTTCATCGAAAGGTCTTCCAGTTCTTTTTTGACCCGGTAAAGGCCAAGTCGGTGGGCAATTGGGCTATACAGAAAATTTACTTCATTGATATATCTTGCCTGGTACTCAGTAGGAAGCTTTTCAATCATTCTCATGTCTCTAAGACGGTGCGCCAGTTTGAGCAGGATAACGCGGATGTCATCCACTACGGCCAGGAAGAGTTTTCTGAAAGTGTCAGATTGCAATGATACCTTACCGGTAGGCAATTCGCTGATCCTGGCATAACTCTTTATCATATCTGCAATGGCCGTCCCGAATTTCTTCTTTATGTCTTCTATTCCGATAGTTTGAGTGGCAAGGGCATCATGAAGAAGAGCAGTCACAATCGAATTAATTCCCAGGCCCATTTCCTCTGCAGCAATCCTGGCAATGGACAATGAATGGCATATCAGCAGTTCTCCGGTCATATGCCGGGATTCTCCATATAACTCCCGGGAAAACAAAAAAGCATGATCCAGCAATTGCCTGTCGTCTTCCTTCAGCAGTCCTTGTGAAACTGCCAGCAAGCCATCATATTTTGCAATAATTTTCTGAAGTTCAGCCTCTGAAATCATCACACCCCGAATTCATTAGATTTACAATCCTTACCATGAAAGACAATTAGCCGGATCTGTCAGATATCCAGCATACAAGAAGAAAGATATTATTGAGACTGATTAAAAGCTTTCTTTATCGTTGTCTTTAATACCTTTTTTAGGTTTGGAACTGGGGGGTTCGGCGATCGAATCCCGCATCCTGGTATCGGCCTTGATATTTTGATAACGTTGGTAATCCATGATCCCCAGGTTACCTGTGCGGAATGCTTCCGCAATAGCTTTTGGAATTTCAGCTTCAGCCTGGATGAGGTTTGCCCGCGATTCTTCAGCTTTCGCCCGCATTTCCTGTTCCCGGGCTACGGCCATGGCACGGCGTTCCTCTGCTCTTGCCTGTGCGATATTTTTATCGGCATTGGCCTGGTCCATCTGAAGGAAAGCACCGATATTCTTGCCTACATCGATATCGGCAATATCAATGGATAGGATTTCAAAAGCAGTTCCTGAGTCAAGACCTTTGCCAAGAACAAGTTTGGAAATACTATCGGGATTTTCCAGCACAGATTTATGGGATTGGGCTGAACCGATCGACGACACGATACCCTCTCCTACCCTGGCGAGTACTGTTTCTTCGCCGGCACCTCCCACCAATTGCTTGATGTTGGCACGAACTGTGACCCTTGCTTTGGCTATCAGCTGGATACCATCTTTTGCAACTGCTGTAACAGATGGCGTATCAATGACTTTTGGATTCACTGACATTTTAACCGCTTCAAGAACATCGCGGCCGGCCAGGTCGATGGCAGTGGCGGTTTGAAAATCAAGTTTTATATTAGCTTTATCGGCGGATATCAATGCATTGACGACCCTCGGCACATTCCCTCCCGCAAGGTAATGGGCTTCCAGGGAATTCCTGTTCAGGGAAAGGCCTGCTTTGGTAGCTGCAATAAGACTATTGACAATAATAGTTACCGGCACCTTACGCCAGCGCATGATAACCAATTGAAGCAAGGAAATTCTGACACCGGAGACCAAAGCTTTAAACCAAATCCCAACCGGTATGAGATAAAAAAGAATCCAAATGGCAAATATTGCTCCCAATCCAATGGCAACAATGACAAATACCTGTGAATCACCCATGATTTTTAATCTTTACGTTTTACAATTATTTTATTATACTCGATTTTTTCCACAACAATATAAGTTTGCTGATCTATGAAATCCCCATTCGTGCTTACTTCATAAAACTCCCCATTGATCAGTGCTTTTCCCATGGGGGCCAGGCGTGACACGGTTTTTCCCGTATCGCCGGTCTTGATCAACTTGTGATCAATGACATTTACCTGGCTGTCGATCGCTGTTGAAAGTGCCAGTTTTCGCCATGTTTTTCCCCTGAGTGATAGCACAAGCGTAAGCACAGTCAATATAAATGTACCGGCAAGGACGAGGTGTCCCGCAAACATCCCATGACCGGCGTAAGATTGCCAGACACCAATGGCAATAAGAATGAACCCGATCACACCAGCAATCCCGACGCCGGGAATGATCAGGATTTCTAGAGCCAGGAATAAAAGGCCAATGATGATAAAAGTCGATATGAGTAACCAATGCATATTATTCAGGATATTGTAACTGTCAGGTCCCGGTTTAACATCTCATCGCATAAGGGCTTCAGGGAATCGAACGGCCCTGTTTTAATGCCGCATTTCCCATTAGAATGGGCGATCAAAGCACATTGCTCTGCCTGGAAGGCATCATGCCCGCATACTTCAATCAATGTCTCAATGACATATTCAAAAGTATTTACTTCATCGTTAAACAGGATCAGTTCTTTTTCACCTGAAGCAACCTCTTCACTTTTACCGGCCGGTTTTAATTTTTCCTTTACCATTAGGAAGATCGTTTAATCAGAATAAATGTAATTAAAAAACAACTTACTGAAAGCGCTAACGAAAGTAGTAAAAAAATAGCAATTTTGCATAGCATTATTTGTTTGATAAAAGACGATGGAATTTAAAGTATTCATAGAAAGCATTAAAAGAAAGCTGGACAAGCCCCTTCCGGGGGTTCCGTCACAGCTTAAAATGGCAAGTATGCGCCGGTTGATGAAGGACGGAAAAGTTGTTGTTCCTGCCGATGTAAGGAAGGGTGGTGTGCTGGCCTTATTTTACCCTTCAAATGGTAAGATTTATATGGTTTTCATCAAGAGAACGGAATATCCCGGTGTTCACAGCGGTCAGATCTCTTTTCCGGGAGGAGGCTGGGAACAAGGCGACCAGGATATAGTAGATACGGCTCTGCGTGAAGCTGAAGAAGAAATCGGGGTAAACAGAAATACTGTCGTTCCTATCGGAAAGCTTACCGACCTTTTCATTCCACCGAGCAATTTCCTTGTAACACCTATAGTGGGTTATACCAATGAGCGGCCTGATTTCAGGTCTGACCCGGATGAAGTCGACCGGATCCTGGAATTTCCACTGGAAGAATTGTTTGATGAATTAAATATTCAGGAACAGGATATTACGATCTTTCCCGCGATCAATTTAAAAGTTCCCTGTTTTTATGTAGATGGAAATGTGATATGGGGAGCTACCGCGATGATACTTAATGAACTGATCGATGTGATCAGGCTAGAATCCTGATTTCGTAGGTTATTTCTGCACCGAAACGCAATAACGCATTCACACCGCAATATCTTTCCCTGGAAAGGTTCACGGCTTTTTCAACTTTCTCCTGGTCAATATCCTTTCCTTTCAATTCATAAATAATGTGGATTTTATGGTAGTATTTAGGATGTTCTTCTGTCAGCTCACCTTCAACTGAAACATTGAAAAACTCAGGCTCTGCCCTCATTTTTCTCAGTATTGATATCACATCCATCCCGGTGCATCCGGCCAGGGAAACCAGGGTAAGCGGCTTTGGGCGGGGTCCGTTATTTTTGCCTCCCACCTCCGGCTCAGCATCCAACATAATCTTAAATCCATTCACATCCGCTTCAAAGGTCATATCCTTTTTCCAGGCACAGTCAATTTTAGTTTTCATTCTTTTCTTTTTTACAAAAGTAAATCATTTTCAGTTGGAAAGGTAGTCTTATTGGTTAAACCAGAACCCGTTAGGAATTATACCAACCAGGAAAGAATCGACCGGTGTGCCATCCAGGGCATTAAACCGGTATACCCATCCATTCTGGGCATAGTCGAGCGGATCAGTTGCAAAGATCATTTTAGTCACCTTATCATATCCCAGGCCATAAAACATTGTATTCCCGGAGATCAAAGGCTGAGTATTCAGTAATGAAGCAGACACGGGGAAACCGTTCCATCCCTTGCCAGAGCATAGGACCCAGATCTTACCATTAACATCCTTTTGAATTCCTGACGGCCGGTGGCCAACTTCGAGCAGCCCGAAGGGTTCTTCATCATTAGTCTGTATAATAGAAACCGTACTGTCAACTCCAAATCCACCTGAGTTTATTACAAACAACTGATCACCTGCCAGGATCATCTCATCAGGGCCGTTTCCGGTCTGAATGCTTGTTATGATGGAGTAATCCCTGAGGTTCATTACTTTAACCGTTGAATCCCAGCAGGAGACATATCCTTTATCTTCATCAAAACCAATAAAATAGCGTGGCAGGGTCAGGTTTTCTATTGTTGTGACCGATTTAAAATCATCGAGGTTTACCACTTCAATTTTATTGGAATTGTTAACCACGATAAATGCTTTATCCTGATGAACCGTCATTGACTGAACGATATTCCCAAGGGGCCGTCCGTTTGCCGTTTCAAACAGATCATGAGCCACCTCGAGGCCTTTCCCGGTTGAAAGCGCTGATGGATCCGCTCCCTGTCTGGAAAGGCCCTTCATTGATGATAAATACACTATTGGACCAGGCACCGGATGGATTATTATCATTGTTTTTATTGCAGCTAGACACAACAAATAAAAGAAAGAGGATTAGGATAATGAGGAGCTTTGTTTTCATAAGTTCTGAGTTCTGAGTTATTACGTTATTGTAGAGTCGTTGCATGCAACGACTCTACAAAAATCAATGTCTTCTGTATTCTGTATTCTAATTTTTAATTTTTAATGATTTTGACAACACAGCATCCAGGAGGAAATAAGCTGGTAAAGAGGTTGAGTTGTCTTTTGAAGAAAAAATTTCACCTGTATAATTCCCTTTCACTGTCAGGTTAAATCCCTTATAAACCGCTCCTGATTTTAAAATCAAGCGGTGCAAAGGGGTATAGATAAGTTGTTTCTTATAAGATGCATCAAGGTCAAAAAGCTTCTTTTCATTGGTTGATTTTGTATAAGAATAAGATTCTGCAAGGAAAAGGCTCACGGCATCAAGGCTGATCAATTGGTTCCCGGATATTTCAAAACCCCGGGACCAAACTTCCTGGGCATTTTCTACCGACCAGAAGCTGCCGCCCGGCAACCATAGGATCCAATTTTCAATAAGGGAATTAAAAGCCGTTACATTGAATTTTATTTCCAGGGAAGAAAATTGGTTTTCCAGCGAAATGCCGGCTTCCTCGTTCCAGCTTTCTTCCGGTTTAAGGTCAGGGTTACCACCTGGCTGCCAGAATCTTTCATTAAAGGTCGGAGTCCGGAAATTTCGTGAAACATTAAGTCTGCCAGAGATGAAACGCCAAATTTTGCCTGTAAGATGCGAAAACCGCTATATTTTCCTGGTTCCGCGGATGATCATAATAATCAAGATCGGCATATTCATAGGTAAATTGTGTACCTGCAAAAATAACTGAATGCTTAAAAACTTCCCAGGTACTTTCAAAGGAACCAGCCACAGATTGGCTTTGAATGGTGGAATAAACTGATGCCAGCGGGTCATCGTAAAGGGTGAATTCATTGAAATAGGCCAGTTTAGCCTCCAGATTATTCCTTTGATTGTAGTCCTTCCATAAAATCATCGTTCTCCAGGAATGGTCAACCTGGACGGCTTCTGAATTTTCTTCCGTGAGGGTTGGCGGAATATCCCGTCCTGCATACTGGAACCATACGCTTGCCATGATATATTGATCTTTTGGCAGCCGGAAGGCTATATCCTGTATGAACCCACCTTTGAAGATCGATGCATGTGGAAGATGTTCTTCCTTTCCCAGGAGGTTTTTATAAGAAAAGTCATTCGCAGTATTCAATAAGGAAAAAGCCGTCCGTGAGTAAATTTTATTCATGAATACCGTTCCGTTGCCTTCAAGGGCTATTGTCCCAAAGCTGCCGGCAGACAGACTTAACCTGAGGTCAGCTCCTGATTTTTCGAATACAGGTCTGCTTTCAAGGTGAATGCCTCCCCCGATCGAACCGCTGCCAAACATCGGGCTTGCGCCGCCATAAAGGATTGAAATATTGTTGAAAAAGCTGCCCTGGACTAAAGAAAGATCGATATACCCGATATTGGGTGGTGAAATCCGGATGCCATTCCACAGCAGGCCGGCATGATTGGCTGATGTTCCCCTGAAGGATAAGGTCGATAAAGTGCCTTGACCGTAGTTGCGGATGTATGAGGAAGTAAAACCGGTTATGAGTTCAGCTATAGATCCTGCAGGATATTCGGTCCGGGTAAGGCTGTCAAGTGTAAGTATTGCCTGGCCTTTAGCGAAACGGTTAATCCGGGAGGAGTATATGGTCACATCATTCAGATTGAGAATGGTATCAGGCGCCATATCCTGGGCAATAATGCCGGAGATGCATGCTGAAAAGATAATAATGCAGACTGCAATGCGCATGAGACAAACATTAAAGCATTTGCAAGTCATCCCGGGTAAAAAGTCTGAAAAAAGCGAAAAGTCACCAGTTCAGCCCAGCTTCTGACCCGGAAGCTTGTGAAAAAAATCTATGATGGCAGGTTTTCTGACTTACCCCATCAACCGGCAGCCTTCCCATTCCTTTGACAGGAACAGTGGCAATTGATTACCGTTGATAGTGACCTTTAAAGGCCAGGGCTTACAGCAGCGGGCACTGTCCAGGACTTACACCTGGTTCCCTATTATGTCCTGATCTCCGGCAGGAAATCAGGGACACCATTACAGCTTCAAATATACTCGCTTAAAACAGATCAAAACAAAAGTTGAAAAAAAAATATTCACCGCATTATGAACGATATTTTTATAAATTTATACCCTCAAATTAATAATAGGTTTGATCCGTAGAATTTAAAGGTTGTCTCCAGATGAAAAGAATTATCAGGTTATTGGTTATACTGCTGGTTATTAGTTCCCTGGCCGGGATTACATCCTCATGTGCCATTTTCAGCGATTCATCCCATGTGCAAAAGCTGACAACTTTCAAACACAAGAAACCCCTTCCCAAGAAATATATAATCAGCAACGGCAGCAAGCCGATTACCAAATAAAACATCTTAAAAGAGCTTTTTTTCGGCAGACAGAAATCTATTCCTCTGCCATGAAGGGATAGCGGTAATCGTCCGGCGGGTTAAAATTTTCCTTGATCGTCCTTGGTGAAACCCATCTCAGCAGGTTCAGAAATGAACCGGACTTGTCGTTTGTACCGGAAGCCCTTGCGCCTCCGAAAGGCTGCTGGCCCACTATGGCGCCTGTTGGCTTATCGTTGATGTAGAAATTCCCAGCGGCATTGACCAGCTTTCTTGTTGTATAATCTATTATAAAACGGTCCTGGGCAAAAATGGAACCTGTCAGGGCATAAGGCGACGTTTTGTCAAGAATATCGAGGGTTTCATCATACTGATCATCTTCATATACATAAACGGTCAGAATAGGTCCGAAAAGCTCCTCACACATGGTAATATAACGGGGATTGGGTGTAAGGATAACAGTAGGCTCAATGAAATACCCGACAGTCTTATCATAATGACCACCTGCAATGATCTCAGCATCAGGGTCATTCTTTGCCCGGTCGATAAATGAGGCCAGCTTATCAAAAGATCCTTCGTCGATGACCGCGTTGATGAAGTTCCGGAAATCCTCCACTCCGCCCATGCGGAATGACTTTAAGTCGGCAATCATCCTTTCGCGCACTTCTGGCCAGAGGCTTCGCGGGATATAAGCCCGAGAGGCAGCCGAGCATTTCTGGCCCTGGTATTCAAATGCCCCCCGTGTCAATGCAGTAACGACCGGTTTGACCTTTGCCGACGGGTGTACCATTACAAAGTCTTTTCCCCCGGTTTCTCCGACAATTTTCGGAAAAGTATTGTGAAGAGCAACGTTTTCCCCGATGGCTTTCCATATCTTATTAAAGACGGTATTGGAGCCTGTAAAATGAACCCCGACAAATTCGGGATGTGTTGACATGATCTTTCCACCCACGGGTCCGTCAACCATTATCATATTGATCACACCGTCAGGAAGACCGGCTTCCCGGAATATTTCCATCAGTACATTCGCTGAGTACATCTGTGTCCCGGCCGGTTTCCAAACGACCACATTTCCCATCAGGGCAGGAGCTGAAGGAAGGTTCCCGGCTATTGAAGTGAAATTAAACGGCGTGACCGCATAAACAAATCCTTCCAAAGGCCTCCACTCCATCTTGTTCCAAACACCATGAGAAGAAACAGGCTGCTCATTATAAATTTCTGCCATAAAATGGACATTGAACCGGAGGAAATCCGCCATTTCGCAGGTGGCATCGATCTCGGCCTGGTAAGCGTTTTTCGATTGGCCGAGCATGGTTGCAGCATTAAGCCTGGCCCTATAAGGTCCGCTGATGAGATCGGCGGCTTTAAGGAAAATGGCTGCCCGCTGGTCCCAGGTCAGCGACTGCCACTTCGGCCGGATTGCGAGTGCTGCATTGATTGCCTGCAAAACATGCTCACCGGTGCCTTTGTGGTAATGTCCAAGGATATGGCGATGATCATGGGGCGGACTTATTGCGATCTGTTCACCTGTGCGGACTGACTCACCGCCGATAAACATGGGAATATCAATTTGTCTGGAACGAAAATCGCCAATAGCTTCTTTAAGCGCTTTACGTTCAGGGGTTCCCGGAGCATAAGATAATATAGGCTCATTGAAAGGAACCGGTGATTTGAAAAATCCTTTAGACATGTGCAGAATTTTAAAATTTTTCCTTTGAAATTACTTTACTATTTTCATCATAAGTCAACCATATCCCGGCTTTTTGCCCTTTGATATAAGTTCCGCTTATATGGAGGGCACCCGTCTCATAATATTCATTGTAAGCTCCATTCAGGATATTCATCATATAGGATTTCTCTGTTTTAACTTTGCCATTGGTATAATAGGCGATTGAGGGCCCGTTAAATTTCCCTTCCTTATATTGGTATGATGCCACTTTAAGCCCTTTTGTATTGTACCAGGTTGTTATACTGTCCCGTTGGCCATCCTTATACCATGTCTCCTCCTGCAGGACACCTCCTTCATAATACATCTTGCACAAGCCATTCAGCTTGTTCTTTTTATAATTCCTCTCCCAGTTGAATTTGCCTGACCTGCCGTAAGATTTACTGACCCCATCCAGTTGATCATTAAGATAGGAAGCCTGGTTGATCAGACTTCCTTTACTGTCAATTTCAATCACCAGCCCGTTTTTCTTCCCGTCTTGATATTGTACGACTTTATTTAAAAGTCCTGACGGATAATAGGTCAGCCAGGTACCTACTTTTTTCCCTCCAGAATAATTTCCTTCAAGCCTGAGTTCTCCTGACTTTTCTACCGCATAACCATCTTTAGGGCGTGATAAACTGCTCTCCTGGCTACAGACGGTTTGAATGGCGGAGAGATAGAGAATGATTGGAATGATTAATAAAACTAATGTTTTCATAAGGTTTATTATTTTAGGGTGCCATAAAGGTCGAAATAATCCGCCCGGTCAATTTTTACCTGGTAAAAATTTCCGGTTTTCAAAGGTTCGGGCGAATCGATCAAAATCTCGTTGTCAACCTCCGGGGAATCAAATTCTGAGCGGCCGACATAGAGATCCCCTTCTTTCCGGTCGATCAGCACTTTAAATTCTCTGCCGACTTTTTCCTGGTTCTTTTCCATGGATATTTCCTGCTGGATTTCCATGATCTCTTCCATTCTTGCCCTTTTAACTTCATCAGGTACAGCATCATGAAGATAATATGCAGATGTTTTCTCCTCCGGGGAATACATAAACACGCCCAGCCGGTCGAAGCGCTGATCTTTCACAAATTCTTTAAGCTCTTCAAAATGGTCATCTGTCTCATAGGGATAACCGACAATGAGGGTAGTACGAATGGCAATTCCAGGATTTTTTTCGCGAAGGGTTTCCAACAGCCGGTAGGTTTTTGCTTTAGTAACGCCCCTGTTCATTGATCTGAGCAATGGATCGGAAATGTGCTGCAAAGGGATATCGAGATAATTGCAAATCTTTGGGTTATTCTTCATCACATCTGCAATTTCTACCGGGAAATCTGAAGGATAGGCGTAGTGCAACCGTATCCACTCTAAACCATCTATTTCGCAAAAGCTTTCCAGGAGACTGGCCAATTTTCTTTCCCGGTAAAGGTCGTAGCCGTAATAAGTCAAGTCCTGCGCAATGAGAATAATCTCCTTTACACCCCTGGCAGCTAAAAGGGATGCTTCATGGATCAGGTCCTCCATCGGCCTGGAAACGTGCTTCCCCCGGATCAGCGGGATTGCGCAGAAGGAACATTTTTTATTGCACCCTTCCGATATTTTCAGGTAAGCATAATGACCCGGAGTTGTCAGCAGGCGCTCCCCGATCAGTTCTTTCCTGTAATCAACCCCCAGATCTTTCAGGATTTCCGGCAGGTCATTCACCCCATAGAAACCATCGACTTCCAGCAATTCGGCCTCGAGTTCCTTCCGGTAACGCTGGGACAGGCATCCCATCACGAAAACTTTTCCCACATGCCCTGCTTTCTTTGCTTTCGCATAGCGAAGGATCATGTCGATTGATTCTTCCTTTGCATCGTTGATAAAACCGCAGGTATTCACTACCACCACGTCAGAGGGCTCATCCGACTCATGCACCACTTCAATATTTGCAGCCTGAAGCTGTCCCATCAATACCTCTGAATCCACAAGGTTTTTTGAGCACCCCAGGGTGATGATGTTGATTCTGTGACGTTGAATTGACTTCGTTTTCAATACTGGAAATTAGAAATTTGAAAATGGAAATTTGGAATTTGGTGTTTTGGATTTGTTTGGAATTTGGTGC
The nucleotide sequence above comes from Bacteroidales bacterium. Encoded proteins:
- the rimO gene encoding 30S ribosomal protein S12 methylthiotransferase RimO → MQRHRINIITLGCSKNLVDSEVLMGQLQAANIEVVHESDEPSDVVVVNTCGFINDAKEESIDMILRYAKAKKAGHVGKVFVMGCLSQRYRKELEAELLEVDGFYGVNDLPEILKDLGVDYRKELIGERLLTTPGHYAYLKISEGCNKKCSFCAIPLIRGKHVSRPMEDLIHEASLLAARGVKEIILIAQDLTYYGYDLYRERKLASLLESFCEIDGLEWIRLHYAYPSDFPVEIADVMKNNPKICNYLDIPLQHISDPLLRSMNRGVTKAKTYRLLETLREKNPGIAIRTTLIVGYPYETDDHFEELKEFVKDQRFDRLGVFMYSPEEKTSAYYLHDAVPDEVKRARMEEIMEIQQEISMEKNQEKVGREFKVLIDRKEGDLYVGRSEFDSPEVDNEILIDSPEPLKTGNFYQVKIDRADYFDLYGTLK
- a CDS encoding toxin-antitoxin system YwqK family antitoxin yields the protein MKTLVLLIIPIILYLSAIQTVCSQESSLSRPKDGYAVEKSGELRLEGNYSGGKKVGTWLTYYPSGLLNKVVQYQDGKKNGLVIEIDSKGSLINQASYLNDQLDGVSKSYGRSGKFNWERNYKKNKLNGLCKMYYEGGVLQEETWYKDGQRDSITTWYNTKGLKVASYQYKEGKFNGPSIAYYTNGKVKTEKSYMMNILNGAYNEYYETGALHISGTYIKGQKAGIWLTYDENSKVISKEKF
- the pruA gene encoding L-glutamate gamma-semialdehyde dehydrogenase; translated protein: MSKGFFKSPVPFNEPILSYAPGTPERKALKEAIGDFRSRQIDIPMFIGGESVRTGEQIAISPPHDHRHILGHYHKGTGEHVLQAINAALAIRPKWQSLTWDQRAAIFLKAADLISGPYRARLNAATMLGQSKNAYQAEIDATCEMADFLRFNVHFMAEIYNEQPVSSHGVWNKMEWRPLEGFVYAVTPFNFTSIAGNLPSAPALMGNVVVWKPAGTQMYSANVLMEIFREAGLPDGVINMIMVDGPVGGKIMSTHPEFVGVHFTGSNTVFNKIWKAIGENVALHNTFPKIVGETGGKDFVMVHPSAKVKPVVTALTRGAFEYQGQKCSAASRAYIPRSLWPEVRERMIADLKSFRMGGVEDFRNFINAVIDEGSFDKLASFIDRAKNDPDAEIIAGGHYDKTVGYFIEPTVILTPNPRYITMCEELFGPILTVYVYEDDQYDETLDILDKTSPYALTGSIFAQDRFIIDYTTRKLVNAAGNFYINDKPTGAIVGQQPFGGARASGTNDKSGSFLNLLRWVSPRTIKENFNPPDDYRYPFMAEE